From the genome of Miscanthus floridulus cultivar M001 chromosome 10, ASM1932011v1, whole genome shotgun sequence, one region includes:
- the LOC136489273 gene encoding secreted RxLR effector protein 161-like — protein MEERLKLMKASTTAKVDATLYRSIIDSLRYLVHMRPDIAFVVGYVSRFLEDPRVDHWATVKWLLRYIKGMVNHGIIFPKTGGSRLQLTVFSDVDMAGDIDERRSTSSVLIFLGSALISWMSLKQKVVVLSTCELTGVEAHPPALMVDNQPAIALMKNLVLHNQSKHIDVKFHFLRDYVDGGQIIIEFIETGQQLADVLTKPLGRLRLMELREMIGMEGYKG, from the exons atggaggagcggctgaagctgatgaaggctagtaccacggcgaaggtggatgcaacactctaccgaagCATCATCGacagtctacgctacctagtccacatgaggccggacattgcgtttgtTGTGGGCTATGTTAGTCGCTTCCTGGAGGATCCTAGAGtggatcactgggctacggtgaaatggctactgcgctacatcaaggggatggtgaatcatgggatcatcttcccaaagaccggtGGGAGTAGGCTGCAACTCACGGTGTTCAGCGatgtagacatggcgggggacatcgacgaacgacggagcacctctagcgtgctcatcttcctcgggtcggccctaATTTCATGGATGTcattgaaacagaaggtggtggtgctatccacgt gcgagctgaccggcgtggaagctcacccaccagcactgatggtggacaaccagcccgccatcgccctcatgAAGAATCTAGTTCTGCACAACCAGAGTAAACACATTGATGTGAAATTCCACTTCCTTagggactatgtcgatggagggcagatcatcatcgagttcatcgaaactggtcagcaactcgcggacgtcctcaccaagccgcttggACGACTTCGACTCATGGAGCTGagggagatgatcggcatggaggggtacaagggttag